In Natronococcus occultus SP4, the following proteins share a genomic window:
- a CDS encoding YihY/virulence factor BrkB family protein, which yields MSRLDSIRTIVARASDEHITFYASSIAYYAFFSIIPLLLLTLAIGSFVGEEAFAERIIATVEEHLSASGREIVSQTLEDQSGQVGASVVGVLGLAWSAVKVVRAIDMAFDQVYAADVETPFTRQVLDGLVVLGLVGVSVTLMIGAGTFISQPTIVDLPYVDIVGWTVLVVGLAIVFLPVYYVMPPQQMSLAAALPGTVVVSLGWLVLQAGFQLYRRYAAGFEAYGFIGGVLLFLTWLYFASTLLLLGAVVNAVLEQDLERTASA from the coding sequence ATGAGCCGTCTTGACAGTATCCGAACGATCGTCGCGCGAGCGAGCGACGAACACATCACGTTCTACGCCTCCAGCATCGCGTACTACGCGTTCTTTTCGATCATCCCGTTGCTACTGCTAACGCTGGCGATCGGATCGTTCGTCGGCGAGGAAGCGTTCGCCGAGCGAATCATCGCGACGGTCGAAGAGCATCTCTCGGCGTCCGGCCGCGAGATCGTGAGCCAGACGCTCGAAGACCAGTCGGGCCAGGTCGGCGCGTCGGTCGTGGGCGTGCTCGGGTTGGCGTGGTCGGCGGTCAAGGTCGTTCGGGCGATCGATATGGCGTTCGATCAGGTCTACGCGGCAGACGTGGAAACGCCGTTCACGCGGCAAGTTCTCGACGGGCTCGTCGTGTTGGGGCTGGTTGGCGTCAGTGTCACGCTCATGATCGGCGCTGGAACGTTCATCAGTCAGCCGACCATCGTCGATCTCCCGTACGTCGATATCGTCGGCTGGACCGTCCTGGTGGTCGGACTCGCGATCGTGTTTCTCCCGGTCTACTACGTCATGCCGCCACAACAGATGAGTCTCGCCGCAGCGCTGCCGGGGACGGTCGTCGTTTCCCTCGGGTGGCTGGTTCTCCAGGCCGGGTTCCAGCTGTACAGGAGATACGCCGCCGGGTTCGAGGCGTACGGATTCATCGGCGGTGTCTTACTGTTTCTCACGTGGTTGTACTTCGCCAGTACCCTCCTTCTTCTCGGAGCGGTCGTCAATGCGGTCCTCGAACAGGACCTCGAGCGAACGGCTTCGGCCTGA
- a CDS encoding C69 family dipeptidase, which produces MAKNRLSRRGFGALGVSAALFAGAGRGADGLGTDTGLTDPSDPHSLDGKSIGFYVGSDLTEDGSTLLGGFGHEPSSHWLEIVSRQDHAEDATVTVGVTEDADIPGELTEIPQASETNKYVASMYSEWAGFPPPLTNGGLNEHGVAARDIWSPSRPELVELAEEQAPQTGPQYSDLAKAAMERASSAREAVEVVGGLMDEHGYSTYGGNSHLFADEDEGWVFINFAHPDGDLWAAERLGADEVRVSYFGYIREFPVDHEDDPDFIGSDRLVDFAEERGWWDGEGDTLDLFEVYGLGEFPAEADEYDTPEFYQDARYPPAREEELRELAPVSLEDMLALVRDPRWATDHAGYGQVAHLRPDTREELQTLWTAVTSAATTPYVPIPVGVEEVPPEFRQHRYLTTNSAANFLDEEWKLQEATRYATREFKRLLYFTSADPAAFYADVVGAIEGFEQEVLAERDAVEARARTLFEAGEDGAACELLTEDTSRRLLESLRLGTTLAMDVEAALRERIEIPKPEGRPEPGETTPPTSQSMDEGPDTEKVHVYSADLHADYPREHGIYTDESDGVPGARSTPAPTLERRDE; this is translated from the coding sequence GTGGCTAAGAACCGACTTTCGAGACGCGGCTTCGGAGCACTGGGCGTGAGCGCGGCGCTGTTCGCCGGCGCTGGGCGGGGAGCCGACGGGCTCGGCACTGACACGGGCCTCACGGATCCGAGCGATCCCCACTCGCTCGACGGGAAGAGCATCGGCTTCTACGTCGGCAGCGACCTCACCGAGGACGGATCGACGCTGCTGGGCGGGTTCGGCCACGAGCCCTCGAGCCACTGGCTCGAGATCGTTTCCCGCCAGGACCACGCCGAGGACGCGACCGTGACCGTCGGCGTCACCGAGGACGCGGACATCCCCGGCGAGCTGACCGAGATTCCGCAGGCCTCGGAGACGAACAAGTACGTCGCCTCGATGTACTCGGAATGGGCGGGGTTTCCGCCGCCGCTGACCAACGGCGGGCTCAACGAGCACGGCGTCGCCGCCAGGGATATCTGGTCACCCTCGCGGCCGGAGCTCGTCGAGCTGGCCGAGGAGCAGGCCCCCCAGACGGGTCCGCAGTACTCCGACCTCGCGAAGGCGGCGATGGAGCGGGCCTCGAGCGCCCGGGAGGCCGTCGAGGTCGTCGGCGGGCTGATGGACGAACACGGCTACTCGACCTACGGCGGGAACTCCCATCTGTTCGCCGACGAGGACGAGGGGTGGGTGTTCATCAACTTCGCCCACCCCGACGGCGACCTCTGGGCGGCCGAACGGCTTGGCGCCGACGAGGTCCGGGTGTCGTACTTCGGGTATATCCGCGAGTTCCCCGTCGACCACGAGGACGATCCGGACTTCATCGGTTCGGATCGGCTGGTCGACTTCGCGGAAGAACGGGGCTGGTGGGACGGCGAGGGTGACACCCTGGACCTGTTCGAAGTCTACGGCCTGGGGGAGTTCCCCGCCGAGGCCGACGAGTACGACACGCCGGAGTTCTACCAGGACGCACGGTATCCGCCCGCCCGCGAGGAGGAACTCCGGGAGCTGGCCCCGGTCAGCCTCGAGGACATGCTCGCGCTGGTGCGGGATCCCCGCTGGGCGACCGACCACGCGGGCTACGGCCAGGTCGCCCACCTGCGGCCCGACACCCGCGAGGAGCTCCAGACGCTGTGGACCGCCGTCACGAGCGCCGCGACGACGCCGTACGTTCCGATTCCCGTCGGCGTCGAGGAGGTCCCCCCGGAGTTCCGCCAACACCGGTATCTCACCACGAACTCGGCCGCGAACTTCCTCGACGAGGAGTGGAAGCTCCAGGAGGCCACTCGGTACGCGACCCGGGAGTTCAAACGCCTGCTGTACTTCACCTCCGCCGACCCCGCGGCGTTCTACGCCGACGTGGTGGGTGCCATCGAGGGCTTCGAGCAGGAAGTCCTCGCGGAACGGGACGCCGTCGAGGCGAGGGCCCGGACGCTGTTCGAGGCCGGCGAGGACGGCGCGGCCTGCGAGTTGCTCACCGAGGACACCTCGCGACGGCTGCTCGAGAGCCTGCGACTCGGAACGACGCTGGCGATGGACGTCGAGGCCGCCCTCCGCGAGCGTATCGAGATCCCGAAGCCCGAGGGCCGTCCCGAACCGGGCGAGACGACGCCCCCGACCAGCCAGTCGATGGACGAGGGGCCCGACACCGAGAAGGTCCACGTCTACAGCGCGGACCTCCACGCCGACTATCCGCGAGAACACGGGATCTACACCGACGAATCCGACGGCGTTCCGGGGGCTCGCTCGACCCCGGCGCCAACACTCGAGCGCCGGGACGAGTAG
- a CDS encoding ParA family protein, which yields MTDEPRAVSVVILKGGVGKSTTSINLARQLAERGSTLFVDLDPNGHATNGLGFEDAYHAETDLGDVILEGTATPGDIIRETESGFDLLPSSDALEDVETELAGAMQGSARVKSKIVDPLLGEVYDYVIFDCPAYPGMLNNNALVATGNVVTPIEPGSSAIGGYKRTMERLIEPAREYIDVDVLAIVPNKLEDRIDQRTEDRELLESLNTAEHEVNPGQPLPEVVPEFARITEAEFDRIDAGELEPPKPGIRHRAALSRSLSHEQPLQDYAPDSDQIAPYEELAEIVASGGVQR from the coding sequence ATGACAGACGAGCCACGCGCTGTAAGCGTCGTAATTCTGAAAGGCGGTGTCGGAAAGTCGACGACTTCGATCAACCTCGCGCGCCAGCTGGCCGAGCGCGGATCGACACTCTTCGTCGATCTGGATCCCAACGGTCACGCGACGAACGGCCTCGGGTTCGAGGACGCCTACCACGCCGAGACTGACCTCGGCGACGTCATCCTCGAGGGAACGGCTACGCCCGGGGACATCATCCGCGAGACGGAGTCGGGGTTCGACCTGCTGCCGTCCTCGGACGCCCTCGAGGACGTCGAGACCGAGCTGGCGGGCGCGATGCAGGGATCGGCCCGCGTCAAATCAAAGATCGTCGACCCCCTGCTGGGCGAGGTCTACGACTATGTCATCTTCGACTGTCCGGCCTACCCAGGGATGCTCAACAACAACGCCCTGGTCGCGACGGGCAACGTCGTGACCCCGATCGAGCCCGGCTCGAGCGCCATCGGCGGCTACAAGCGGACGATGGAGCGGCTGATCGAGCCCGCTCGCGAGTACATCGACGTCGACGTCCTCGCGATCGTCCCGAACAAACTCGAGGACCGAATCGACCAGCGCACCGAGGACCGGGAGCTGCTCGAGAGCCTGAACACGGCCGAACACGAGGTCAACCCCGGCCAGCCGCTGCCGGAGGTCGTCCCCGAGTTCGCCCGGATCACCGAGGCGGAGTTCGACCGGATCGACGCCGGCGAGCTCGAGCCCCCGAAGCCGGGCATTCGCCACCGGGCGGCGCTGTCCCGATCGCTGAGCCACGAACAGCCCCTGCAGGACTACGCGCCCGACTCGGATCAGATCGCCCCCTACGAGGAACTCGCCGAGATCGTCGCGAGCGGAGGTGTCCAGCGGTGA